A genomic stretch from Candidatus Nitrotoga arctica includes:
- a CDS encoding 3-hydroxyacyl-CoA dehydrogenase/enoyl-CoA hydratase family protein, giving the protein MPKNFIIRKVAVLGAGVMGAQIAAHLINANVETLLFELPAKEGDPNANVTKALEGLKKLEPSPLASPAKLTYLQPANYEQHLGLLRGCDLVIEAIAERIDWKSDLYRKVAPYLGADCIFASNTSGLSINELAQAFPEAQRHRFCGIHFFNPPRYMHLVELIPCASTDATLLDRLEEFLVSTLGKGVVRAKDTPNFIANRIGVFSLLATLHHAHRLGLGFDTVDALTGRYLGRPKSATFRTLDVVGLDVFAHVVDTMRNNLADDPWYTHFALPDWLDKLIEEGALGQKTKRGVYQKVGNKIHVFDLDLQTYRLSEDKLDDAVKDILRERDWAKKLAALHASARPQAQFLWVVFCDLFHYCAVHLEGIANNARDLDFAVRWGFGWDSGPFEIWQMAGWQKVVGWVNEDIAAGRTMSSAPLPGWVTDATRNEVHSAQGSYSPGSNQYQARSTLPVYDRQEFPDRLPGEAMQYGETIFETEAVRMWHTDNDIAILSFKTKMHIISSELLDDILRVLDEAEENWLALIIWQTEPPFSAGANLLQLMQGVQEVGEEQSGGFFGKFKGAVQRVKYTVAGGGGLSEIVNAATGNVPRVEDVIVKFQRVSQRLKYAQVPTIAAVDGLALGGGCEISIHCTRIVAVLESYIGLVETGVGLLPSGGGCKEMTQRAAAEAKGGDIFPFLRRYFQNIAMGEVSKSAELAREMGYLRASDRIVMNHFELLHVAKQEALALVATAYRPPLIQRQIPVAGRVGIASFKASMVNMLEGGFISEHDYAIGSRVAEVMCGGDVEVGSMVDEQWLLDLERRNFLELLAMDKTQERIEYMLRNSKPLRN; this is encoded by the coding sequence ATGCCTAAGAATTTTATTATACGTAAGGTCGCTGTATTGGGCGCAGGGGTAATGGGCGCGCAGATTGCCGCGCATTTGATCAACGCCAATGTGGAAACGCTGCTGTTCGAGTTGCCTGCGAAAGAAGGTGATCCTAATGCCAACGTAACCAAAGCACTGGAAGGTTTGAAGAAGCTCGAACCCAGTCCATTGGCATCACCTGCCAAACTGACCTATCTCCAGCCTGCAAATTACGAGCAGCACCTTGGATTGCTGCGGGGTTGTGATCTTGTGATTGAGGCAATTGCCGAGCGCATCGACTGGAAGTCAGATCTTTACCGCAAGGTCGCCCCCTATCTTGGCGCAGATTGCATTTTCGCCAGTAACACTTCCGGGCTGTCTATCAACGAGCTGGCTCAAGCATTTCCAGAAGCGCAGCGCCATCGATTCTGCGGAATTCACTTCTTTAACCCGCCGCGCTACATGCATCTGGTCGAGTTGATTCCCTGCGCCAGCACCGACGCTACGCTGCTGGACAGACTGGAAGAGTTTCTTGTCTCCACTCTGGGCAAGGGCGTGGTGCGCGCCAAGGACACACCCAACTTTATTGCCAACCGCATAGGTGTATTTTCTCTGCTGGCCACGCTGCATCATGCGCACCGGCTGGGGTTGGGCTTCGATACCGTGGATGCCTTAACCGGCCGCTATCTGGGGCGACCCAAGAGCGCTACTTTCCGCACTCTGGACGTGGTTGGGCTGGATGTGTTCGCACACGTGGTCGACACCATGCGCAATAATCTTGCAGACGATCCCTGGTATACGCATTTTGCGCTGCCGGACTGGTTGGACAAGCTGATAGAGGAGGGCGCGCTGGGGCAAAAAACCAAACGCGGCGTGTATCAGAAAGTGGGTAATAAAATTCATGTTTTCGATCTGGATTTGCAGACTTATCGCTTGTCGGAAGACAAGTTGGATGATGCGGTGAAGGACATACTACGTGAACGCGATTGGGCGAAAAAGCTTGCCGCTCTGCATGCCAGCGCGCGTCCGCAAGCACAATTCCTGTGGGTGGTGTTTTGTGACTTATTTCACTATTGCGCGGTACATCTGGAAGGCATCGCCAACAATGCGCGCGATCTGGATTTTGCCGTGCGCTGGGGTTTCGGTTGGGACAGTGGGCCGTTCGAAATCTGGCAGATGGCAGGCTGGCAAAAGGTAGTCGGTTGGGTTAACGAGGATATTGCAGCGGGCAGGACAATGTCGTCAGCACCTCTGCCAGGCTGGGTGACTGATGCAACCCGTAATGAGGTGCATAGTGCGCAAGGCTCATACTCGCCCGGCAGTAATCAATATCAAGCGCGCTCGACGTTACCAGTGTACGACCGGCAGGAGTTTCCAGACCGATTGCCGGGTGAGGCAATGCAATATGGCGAAACGATTTTCGAGACCGAAGCGGTACGTATGTGGCATACCGATAACGATATCGCCATCCTGAGTTTCAAAACCAAGATGCATATCATCAGCAGTGAATTGCTGGACGATATTTTGCGCGTGCTGGACGAAGCCGAGGAAAACTGGCTTGCACTCATTATTTGGCAGACAGAACCACCATTTTCTGCCGGTGCCAATTTGCTGCAATTGATGCAAGGGGTGCAGGAAGTTGGCGAAGAACAATCCGGTGGGTTTTTTGGCAAGTTTAAAGGCGCGGTGCAGCGCGTCAAATATACCGTGGCGGGCGGTGGTGGGCTAAGTGAAATCGTCAATGCGGCAACCGGCAATGTACCCCGTGTAGAAGATGTAATTGTTAAATTTCAGCGGGTGTCGCAGCGCCTGAAATATGCGCAGGTGCCTACTATCGCGGCGGTAGATGGCCTCGCGCTGGGTGGTGGCTGCGAAATTTCGATTCATTGCACGCGCATTGTTGCTGTGCTGGAAAGTTATATCGGGCTGGTAGAAACAGGCGTCGGCCTGCTGCCTTCTGGAGGCGGCTGCAAGGAAATGACGCAGCGCGCGGCGGCGGAAGCAAAAGGCGGCGATATTTTTCCGTTCCTACGCCGCTATTTTCAGAATATCGCCATGGGCGAAGTATCCAAGAGCGCAGAGCTGGCGCGCGAGATGGGCTATTTGCGAGCCTCGGATCGTATCGTTATGAACCACTTCGAATTGCTGCATGTGGCCAAGCAAGAAGCGTTGGCGCTGGTAGCCACGGCCTATCGCCCGCCCCTGATACAGCGTCAGATTCCGGTAGCGGGCAGGGTAGGCATTGCTTCCTTCAAGGCGTCTATGGTGAATATGCTGGAAGGGGGTTTCATCTCGGAGCATGATTACGCTATTGGCAGTCGCGTGGCCGAGGT